Part of the Labilibaculum antarcticum genome, TTGAGATAAACGATGCAGGAAGTTATTTTGAGCGGAACCACGAAAGAGCTTCACATCCGCACAGGCATAGCTTTTATCAGTTAATTTGGTTTAAAGAAGAAGGTCGTCATTATGTGGATTATGAAGTGATTCATCATTCGGCAAACTCTCTTTTCTTCATCAATAAAAATCAAATTCATTATTTTTGCCCCGGTTCGGCAAATGAAGGCTACCTGTTTCATTTCAACGACTTTTTTATTGATCGTTATAACCCCGCTTTGTTGGATCGTTTTCACATTTCCATTTTTAATGAAATTGGTGATGCTTACGTGCAATTTGGCCATAGCGAAGTGGAAAAGCTAAAAGCGATAACTTCCTTTATTGAAGAGGAAATGAAAACTCAGGATTATTTTTACAAAGAACAGATTTTCACTCTTTTTCAAAGCATTCTTTTTGATGTAGAGCGAGCAAGAAAAAAGCAAGGAGTACAAAGCTTTGATACCGACAAGGCTTATACTTTGGCCGTGCGCTTTAGTAATATGGTGGGTGCGAAAATTAAAGAGTTTTGGAGCATTGAGCGTTATGCCGAAGTTTTATTGACTACGCCTAAAAAACTAAGTGCATCCTGCAAAAAATACCTAATGGATACTCCTGCGGGCATTATCAGACAAAAGAAAATATTGGAAGCGAAAAGAATGCTTGCCAATCAGAAAGTGGCCATTAAGGAAATTGCCTATTTTCTGGGCTTCGAGGATCCTACTTATTTCACCAAATATTTTAAGAAGGCAACAGGTTTAACTCCAAAAGATTTTCAGCACACCATTGTGCTTTAATTTGCCACTACTTGTCCTTTAATTACCATTTTAAACGTTTGTTTGTAACGACATTTGTTTTAGAACGAATTAAAAATGATACAAATGAAAAATCAAGCACTAATAGTTGGAGGAACAACAGGAATAGGAAAAGCCACTGCCGAATTGTTATTAAAAGAGGGAGTTGAAGTGATAATTATTGGGCGACCCAATAAGAATTTGAAGAAAAGTGAGAGCGAATTGGCCAAAATGGGAAGCGTGAAAACAATAGCTTTGGATTTATCCGACCTGGCATCGGTACATGAATTTGCAAAAGGAATGGCTCAACAAATGCCTAATTTGAAATATTTGGTGAATGCGGCTGGATATTTTAGTCCGAAAGCATTTTTGGAACACAGCGAAGCAGATTACGACAAGTACCACGATTTTAACAAGGCATTCTTTTTTATTACTCAGGCAGCAGCCAAAATTTTAAAAGATAACCAAGGGGGTTCTATTGTTAATATCGGTTCGATGTGGGGCAAGCAGGCCATTAAGGCAACTCCATCATCGGCCTATTCGATGGCTAAAGCAGGTTTGCATGCTTTCACACAGCATTTGGCTATGGAGCTGGCCGATTACAACATTCGGGTGAATGCAGTTGCTCCGGCAGTGGTGGTTACGCCAATTTATGCTGCTTTTATAGAGGAAGATAAAATTGAAGAAACGCTGCAGGGTTTTAACGCATTTCATCCAATAGGAAGAGTAGGGCGACCCGCAGATATTGCCAATACGATTCATTTCTTGCTCACCGATAAAAGCGCATGGGTTACAGGTGCCATTTGGGATATTGATGGCGGTGTTATGGCCGGTCGAAATTAAGAGTTTTCCCTGTTGGGAGATAAAAAAATACAATGAGGAATCCGTTTTTTGGATTCCTCATTTTTAATTGGCCAATTTTATTTCTATCAATGTCTTGATATCAGAAAGACTTTCTTTTGTTGCCAGAATGTGAATTCCTCGTCCTTCGGCATATTTTTTAGCAGCAGCCAAATCCTCTTTTATTGCAGAATTAATATCGCTGGCCATAATCTGATCGCTAGCCTTTTGTCCAAATACAAAGCCCACTTTAAAATACCCTTGTCGGGGGAGCAGGTAAATGATCGCCCGTTTTTTATCCTTCAAACGAAAACTCCATCCATACTTTTTGCCGGGATAGTTCCACTCTTCTTTTGGGTTTGGATATTGTTCTTTCACAATTTTGACAATCTGTTGCCACAGATCAAAAGTCGAATCTAAATTGTTTTTTAAGTCATCGAGATTTGGCTCTACTGCCTTGTCGGTAAAAATGCTGATGTCCATTCTGTTTGTGCGTTAGGGTGGTTTGTATTCCTGACTGTTAGTTGATCAACTAAAGTTAAATAAGATTTGGAAGCCGTGCAAAAAAACAAATGATGAGGGGGGGAATGGTGAAAAATGACATCCAATGTGCCGGGAATAGTTCACAAATCGCTAAAAAGCACCTGTTTACAAACCCAAACGGCATAGTTATGAAAAGTGTGTAGTTTGGGTTTGTTTTGATCAGTGTAATTGTTGTAAATTACATAAGCAAAAACATATAAAATGTATTAGTTTAATAGTAAAATCAAAGAACAAATGGAAAACAATCTCAAATTTAGCCTGACTAAAGAAGAATCGGATCAGGTTGACCAAGCAGTAAACACATTGAAAACAATATTGGAACCGAAACTAATTAGTTTGGCGGCAAGCGATAAAAGGGATATGCCTAAAATGGGGGATAAAACCTTGGCTTTTGTCGAGAAATCAGTTGGGTATGGAGGAATGTATCCCGATTTTATGCCAAAGTTTATTGATGTTGATGAGGCCAAGACCGACTTGCGATCGGTGAAAGGCTTGAAACAATTACTAACACCTTTGTTGCGAATTACCAACGAATTAGACGATACCATGACAATGGCAGGGAGCGAAGCCTACAGTTCGGCACTTTCCATTTATAAGGTGTTGAAGAATGCCGCCAATATGGGACAAGCTGGTGCTCAGGAAGCCAGTGACGATTTAAAAAGCCGTTTCCCAGGTAAAAGGAAAAGTGCCGTAATTGCAGAATAATAATCATGATTACTTAGCCAATTAATTGTAGCTCAAACCAAAAGGTTTGGGCTTTTTTTATTTAACAGGTATTTTTCCTATCCCAATAGGGAAATTCCTATCCAGAGAGGGAATGTTCCTATCCCGAGAGAGAAACATGCTATCGGGAGAGGGAATGTTCCTGTTCTGAGAGGGAAGCTTGCTATTCGGAGAGGGAAGTTTCCTATCGCAAGAGGGATGATTGTCCAAAAAACAGGCAATTGTGTCCTGCAAAGAGGCATGAACCCCTATAAAACAGGCATGATTCCTGCTTTTTACTCCAATCGTGCTTCTTTTATAGGGAAGCTGGTACTACAAATAGGGAACGTTCCTGTTCCGAGAGGGAAGTTTGCCCTTACAGTAGGCAATTGCGACCTACAAAGAGACCTGAATCGCTTTGAAACAGGTGTACTTCCTGCTTTTTACTCCAATCGGGTCTCTTTTATAGGGAAGCTGGTAGCACAAATAGGGAATGTTCCTGTTCCGAGAGGGAAGTTTGCTCTTACCAATAGGCAATTGTGTCCTGCAAAGAGGCATGAATCTCTTTGAAACAGGTATACTTCCTGCTTTTTACTCCAATCTTGCTTCTTTTACAGGGAAGCTGGTAGCACAAATAGGGGATGTTCCTGTTCCGAGAGGGAAGTTTGCCCTTACAATAGGCAATTGTGCCATGTAAAGGGGAATGTTTCCTTCACGAACAGGTATCTTTAATAGCTTAAGTGGTTTCTAGTAATCTTGCGAATTTAGATCGTTAATTTTCCAATTGATTAACTATAAAATAGGTGCATGTTTACTTTGTTGCACTCATATTGTTTTGTAGATTTGAAACGGTAAATCCAAAAAGGTGCACAATACACACCATATGGGTATGTATTGTGCACCTTTTGGTTTTGAGATAGTAGAAATAAGTGCACCAGTGTACATATAAAGAAGTTAACGCCCAGTTAAGGTGCTGCACCTAAACAAGAGAAAAGACAAAATTGATTTATTAATCGCACTCAGAAATTGACAGAAAAATGAAAATAAAATTATTATTTCACTATCTAAGTTATTTACAATATCCTCTCATGATATTTGTGATTTTCTTTGCTTTAGAACCCTATTTGAATGGTTTTTTTGATAGTGAGGATAAAATGAATTTGGCTTTAGACAGCATAAATAATATGCTGATTTTCATGGGACTTGGAATCAGTTTTTCTTCACTTCAGGATACAACAAAAACGTCACTTAAGTTTGAAAAAAAGATTTGGGAAAATCCTAAAAAAGGTATTTGGATTATTGCTTTGATTATATTGCTATCGTTTTCAACATTAGCGTTCGGCGTGTTTGGATATTTTATTACCGAAAACGAACAAATTAAAGAAGTATCATTTGGTGCTATAGTATTAGGAGTTGGACTTATTGGTTTTTTAAAAACTGGAATTGAAGTATTTGATAATCACAGAAAAGATAAAAATGTGCCAACCAATATTTCATAACG contains:
- a CDS encoding helix-turn-helix transcriptional regulator; the protein is MEKIEKYHLHKNDYSKLHFEINDAGSYFERNHERASHPHRHSFYQLIWFKEEGRHYVDYEVIHHSANSLFFINKNQIHYFCPGSANEGYLFHFNDFFIDRYNPALLDRFHISIFNEIGDAYVQFGHSEVEKLKAITSFIEEEMKTQDYFYKEQIFTLFQSILFDVERARKKQGVQSFDTDKAYTLAVRFSNMVGAKIKEFWSIERYAEVLLTTPKKLSASCKKYLMDTPAGIIRQKKILEAKRMLANQKVAIKEIAYFLGFEDPTYFTKYFKKATGLTPKDFQHTIVL
- a CDS encoding SDR family NAD(P)-dependent oxidoreductase; this encodes MKNQALIVGGTTGIGKATAELLLKEGVEVIIIGRPNKNLKKSESELAKMGSVKTIALDLSDLASVHEFAKGMAQQMPNLKYLVNAAGYFSPKAFLEHSEADYDKYHDFNKAFFFITQAAAKILKDNQGGSIVNIGSMWGKQAIKATPSSAYSMAKAGLHAFTQHLAMELADYNIRVNAVAPAVVVTPIYAAFIEEDKIEETLQGFNAFHPIGRVGRPADIANTIHFLLTDKSAWVTGAIWDIDGGVMAGRN
- a CDS encoding DUF3788 domain-containing protein gives rise to the protein MDISIFTDKAVEPNLDDLKNNLDSTFDLWQQIVKIVKEQYPNPKEEWNYPGKKYGWSFRLKDKKRAIIYLLPRQGYFKVGFVFGQKASDQIMASDINSAIKEDLAAAKKYAEGRGIHILATKESLSDIKTLIEIKLAN
- a CDS encoding cytochrome P450 family protein; this encodes MENNLKFSLTKEESDQVDQAVNTLKTILEPKLISLAASDKRDMPKMGDKTLAFVEKSVGYGGMYPDFMPKFIDVDEAKTDLRSVKGLKQLLTPLLRITNELDDTMTMAGSEAYSSALSIYKVLKNAANMGQAGAQEASDDLKSRFPGKRKSAVIAE